A genomic stretch from Petrimonas mucosa includes:
- the rplA gene encoding 50S ribosomal protein L1, whose translation MGKLTKNQKLALSKIEAGKTYTLKEAAKLVKEITTTKFDASVDIDVRLGVDPRKANQMVRGVVSLPHGTGKQVRVLVLCTPDAEAAAKEAGADYVGLDEYIEKIKGGWTDVDVIITQPQIMGKIGALGRVLGPRGLMPNPKSGTVTPDVAKAVQEVKQGKIDFKVDKAGIIHTSIGKVSFEPEKIVENAKEFIQTLIKLKPTAAKGTYIKSIYLSSTMSPGLKVDTKSVDEI comes from the coding sequence ATGGGTAAACTTACAAAAAATCAGAAGTTGGCTTTGAGCAAGATTGAAGCGGGAAAGACCTACACGCTGAAGGAGGCTGCGAAATTGGTGAAAGAGATTACCACCACAAAATTCGACGCTTCGGTAGATATCGATGTACGCCTTGGCGTAGATCCGCGAAAAGCCAATCAGATGGTCAGGGGCGTTGTTTCCCTGCCACACGGTACCGGTAAACAAGTAAGAGTTCTTGTATTGTGTACTCCCGATGCAGAGGCTGCTGCCAAAGAGGCAGGGGCCGATTATGTGGGACTTGATGAATATATCGAAAAAATTAAAGGAGGTTGGACCGATGTGGATGTGATCATCACACAGCCACAGATCATGGGTAAGATCGGTGCACTTGGCCGCGTATTGGGGCCTCGCGGACTGATGCCTAACCCCAAGAGCGGAACTGTTACTCCCGACGTGGCTAAGGCTGTTCAGGAAGTAAAGCAGGGTAAAATCGACTTTAAAGTAGATAAAGCAGGTATTATCCACACCTCTATCGGCAAAGTATCTTTTGAGCCCGAAAAAATTGTTGAAAACGCAAAAGAATTTATTCAAACGTTGATCAAATTGAAACCGACGGCAGCAAAGGGTACCTATATTAAGAGTATTTATCTTTCCAGTACGATGAGTCCGGGATTAAAAGTGGACACTAAATCGGTAGACGAAATCTAA
- the rplJ gene encoding 50S ribosomal protein L10, whose product MKKEDKSIIIEKIAANLQEYENFYLADIATLNAAKTSVLRRECSKQNIKLLVVKNTLLRKALEKIEGNYEELYPLLKGNTAIMFSNDANAPAKLIDKYSKNKETVPALKGAYVQESFFIGANTLKDLVNIKSKTELIGEVITILQSPAKNVISALQSGGTILHGVLKTLSEKQN is encoded by the coding sequence ATGAAAAAGGAAGATAAAAGCATTATTATAGAGAAGATAGCAGCAAACCTGCAGGAATACGAAAACTTCTACCTTGCCGATATTGCCACGCTCAATGCGGCAAAGACAAGCGTACTGAGAAGGGAATGCTCCAAGCAGAACATCAAGTTGCTGGTGGTAAAAAATACCTTGTTGCGTAAAGCATTGGAAAAGATTGAAGGAAACTATGAGGAGCTTTATCCCCTGTTGAAGGGAAATACGGCCATCATGTTCTCCAACGATGCCAATGCTCCTGCCAAGCTCATTGACAAATATAGCAAAAACAAGGAGACGGTGCCTGCATTGAAAGGTGCTTACGTTCAGGAAAGCTTCTTTATCGGAGCCAACACCCTGAAAGACCTTGTAAATATCAAGAGCAAGACAGAACTTATCGGAGAAGTTATTACCATTCTGCAATCGCCTGCTAAGAATGTTATTTCGGCTCTCCAATCCGGCGGTACAATTCTCCATGGAGTTTTGAAAACGTTGTCGGAAAAGCAAAATTAA